A DNA window from Flavisolibacter ginsenosidimutans contains the following coding sequences:
- a CDS encoding caspase family protein, whose product MRKTSLLVLGFQLFSIALQAQNKYAVIVGINDYYQSPGVMHPSSLHGCVNDARAVEELLLNRFGFKQSNIYTLFDSASTRPAVLHLMRSVLSKATKGDAFVFYYSGHGAWMKNEMELDSLKRQMSQAMVMSDLYAPGLGCLLTDEDLKTVFNEFVDKKIITTALLDCCYSGFLLAAPPPPAYWWPTPRQGQQKSMSLGDISYTPDLKEPIGCPVNSPEGTLTDTDGDGVPDCRDWEIASLPGVPVDSLGVAKEFIGAEEYIMQTKTDPRFVGYTANSSLVGTESRAFNLRDALTVNFAPKAERPADRKGSAFISLAASSQYQKAAEITDENGIRHGAFTKALLSIYQSNSSALPVSDLMAKLTSTLKEQHYEQEPTFLFEKSRLKGNLIGTNGKSFSNTVALKCTAVANGKLTLDKGLYAGIAKGNVLRSATGNKTLTVDSATATESIATDKSGAVQKGTIFRVVDGYTSSAPLAKIYIPEVAFTQKTFAAFFQKRINPVVAQSTYADYYEPAFMRPQTVHIYTGANKYLVQNSTDVSPEMRWIDTLVLLPLPSFVTKALKKKLEKNQNIKLVKTVAEADYVLFLNYTKKRNDNPSGFVFYYHPPLAEMPWPIFSSEYLFKPALPSDGKGIRELSEKLYALAVKMLRYSTGDVWMNEQPKKSTAVIR is encoded by the coding sequence ATGCGCAAAACATCCCTCCTTGTTTTGGGCTTTCAGCTTTTTTCCATAGCGCTGCAGGCACAAAACAAATACGCTGTTATTGTTGGCATCAACGATTATTACCAAAGCCCGGGTGTAATGCATCCAAGCAGCTTACACGGCTGCGTGAACGATGCAAGAGCAGTCGAAGAACTCTTACTGAATCGCTTTGGATTTAAGCAATCCAATATCTACACCTTGTTTGATTCGGCAAGCACAAGACCTGCTGTTCTCCATTTAATGCGCAGCGTATTGAGCAAGGCAACGAAGGGCGATGCTTTTGTGTTTTATTATTCCGGACACGGCGCCTGGATGAAGAACGAAATGGAACTTGATTCCTTAAAGCGGCAAATGAGCCAGGCGATGGTGATGAGCGACTTGTATGCGCCGGGCCTGGGTTGCTTGTTGACCGACGAAGACCTGAAAACGGTTTTCAACGAGTTCGTGGATAAAAAAATTATCACCACTGCTTTGCTCGACTGCTGCTACAGTGGTTTTTTGTTGGCTGCGCCGCCACCGCCCGCATACTGGTGGCCAACACCGCGGCAAGGGCAACAGAAATCCATGAGCCTTGGCGATATTTCTTACACCCCTGACCTTAAAGAACCGATTGGCTGTCCAGTGAATTCGCCTGAAGGGACACTTACCGATACAGACGGTGACGGCGTGCCCGATTGCCGCGACTGGGAAATAGCCTCCCTTCCCGGTGTGCCGGTGGATTCGTTAGGTGTGGCGAAAGAATTTATCGGTGCAGAAGAATACATCATGCAAACCAAAACGGATCCCCGCTTTGTGGGTTATACCGCCAATTCTTCGCTCGTTGGAACCGAAAGCCGGGCCTTTAATTTGAGAGATGCGCTCACGGTAAACTTTGCACCCAAGGCGGAACGTCCGGCCGACCGGAAAGGCAGCGCTTTTATTTCGCTTGCCGCGTCAAGCCAATACCAGAAAGCCGCGGAAATAACGGACGAAAACGGCATTCGTCACGGCGCTTTTACAAAAGCCCTGCTCAGCATCTACCAAAGCAATTCTTCGGCTTTACCGGTTTCGGATTTGATGGCAAAACTTACGTCCACCTTAAAAGAACAGCATTATGAACAGGAGCCAACTTTTCTTTTTGAGAAAAGCCGGCTAAAAGGAAATTTAATCGGCACGAACGGCAAAAGTTTTTCGAACACCGTTGCGTTAAAATGCACAGCGGTTGCAAACGGAAAACTAACGCTTGATAAAGGCCTTTACGCAGGCATTGCAAAAGGCAATGTTTTGAGAAGTGCGACCGGCAATAAAACCCTCACCGTTGACAGTGCAACCGCAACCGAATCCATCGCTACCGATAAGAGTGGCGCTGTTCAAAAAGGAACGATATTCCGCGTGGTTGACGGCTACACGTCTTCCGCGCCGCTGGCAAAAATCTACATACCTGAAGTGGCTTTTACACAAAAAACCTTTGCCGCTTTTTTTCAAAAAAGGATCAACCCCGTTGTGGCGCAAAGCACTTACGCAGATTATTACGAGCCTGCTTTTATGCGTCCGCAAACCGTGCACATTTACACAGGCGCAAACAAATACCTTGTGCAAAACAGCACAGACGTTTCTCCGGAAATGCGTTGGATTGATACCCTGGTTCTTCTTCCTTTGCCTTCCTTCGTTACGAAAGCATTGAAGAAAAAACTGGAAAAAAACCAGAACATAAAACTTGTGAAAACTGTGGCGGAAGCGGATTATGTTTTATTCCTGAACTATACAAAGAAGAGGAATGATAACCCTTCCGGTTTTGTTTTTTATTACCATCCGCCGCTTGCAGAAATGCCCTGGCCAATTTTCTCAAGCGAATATTTATTCAAACCGGCACTTCCCTCTGACGGAAAAGGAATTCGGGAACTTTCCGAAAAACTGTATGCCCTCGCGGTGAAAATGCTCCGCTACAGCACAGGAGATGTGTGGATGAACGAGCAGCCAAAGAAATCAACCGCTGTCATTCGTTGA
- a CDS encoding caspase family protein yields the protein MHKALKLIVAVCCLCQTFVHAQNQYAVLVGINDYYQAPGVKHEHSLHGCVNDANSIRELLLNRFGFKRSNIDSLYDSSATKANLLKAFHRSLAKCREGDAFVFYYSGHGAWMTNPYQTDSVKRRMSQGMVMSNLYAPNLECLFTDEDIKTVFNLFVDKKVKVTAIFDCCFSGLLPAGWTSDYWMAFPPPPEEKSMSLGNITYRTEKKKPVGCRVDSLGRTLDTLDTDGDGVPDCRDWEIASLPNVPVDSLGVMMQTISAEDYIKRTSNDPRFTKLSSDSSGFALAVNNDRAFNLSDALTVTYRPLAKRPFERANSGFLSLSAASDIELAAEITDEAGLRHGAFTKALLSLYKNNSSALPVADLLSKITDLMQKQGYAQHPTYHYERSRLTGNLVGVEQTKLSNTVTAKCVSVKNGIVTLDKGLYAGIAKGNLLKNTSVGNVTLQVTDATANTATAFDKNSRTRAGAVFQLVSRNSVSAPLVKLYIPQVSLSQPAFKTFLHKIIIPLSLRKDYADYHYSHLSAAGDVIVLTGTKTYKKYSNPTQVDDASKPYTIVLLPLPSYLTRPLKKMIAKNQSIQLVNRVDQADYVLFLNYVKEREGQPAGFVFYYHPPIEEHSWAVFSRDHLEVKPPEVFAKSLQALTQKLYELSTETVRYKSTNWINEN from the coding sequence ATGCACAAGGCTTTAAAACTAATCGTTGCTGTCTGCTGTCTTTGCCAAACATTCGTTCACGCACAAAACCAATACGCGGTTCTTGTTGGCATTAACGACTATTACCAGGCTCCCGGCGTAAAGCACGAGCACAGCCTGCACGGTTGTGTGAACGACGCCAATTCGATAAGAGAATTGTTGTTGAATCGTTTTGGCTTTAAACGCTCCAACATTGACAGCCTGTACGATTCCAGCGCCACCAAAGCAAATCTTTTAAAGGCCTTTCACCGGTCGCTTGCCAAATGCCGCGAGGGCGATGCCTTCGTGTTTTATTATTCGGGCCACGGCGCCTGGATGACAAATCCTTATCAAACCGACTCGGTGAAACGAAGAATGAGTCAGGGCATGGTGATGAGCAATCTATATGCGCCAAACTTGGAATGTCTTTTTACTGATGAAGACATCAAAACCGTTTTCAATCTTTTTGTTGACAAGAAAGTAAAAGTGACGGCCATTTTTGATTGTTGTTTCAGCGGTCTTTTGCCGGCCGGTTGGACCTCAGATTATTGGATGGCGTTTCCGCCACCACCGGAAGAAAAATCAATGAGTTTGGGGAACATCACCTACCGTACCGAAAAGAAAAAACCTGTCGGTTGCCGCGTAGACAGCTTAGGACGAACGCTTGATACATTGGATACTGACGGTGATGGCGTACCCGATTGCCGCGACTGGGAAATAGCCTCTTTACCAAACGTGCCGGTGGATTCGCTGGGAGTAATGATGCAAACAATCAGCGCTGAAGATTACATTAAGCGAACCAGCAACGATCCACGCTTTACAAAACTTTCATCCGATTCTTCGGGCTTTGCATTGGCCGTGAATAATGACCGTGCGTTTAATTTAAGCGATGCGCTTACGGTGACTTATCGCCCTCTTGCCAAACGTCCTTTTGAACGGGCGAACAGCGGTTTTCTTTCTTTGTCCGCCGCATCCGACATTGAACTGGCTGCGGAAATAACCGATGAAGCAGGATTGAGACACGGCGCTTTCACCAAGGCTTTACTCTCGCTTTACAAAAACAATTCTTCCGCTTTGCCCGTTGCCGATCTGCTTTCGAAAATCACAGACCTTATGCAGAAGCAAGGCTATGCGCAGCATCCCACGTATCATTACGAAAGAAGCCGGTTGACCGGGAACCTGGTCGGCGTTGAACAAACAAAACTTTCCAACACCGTTACCGCAAAATGCGTTTCGGTAAAAAACGGTATTGTCACGCTTGACAAAGGATTGTACGCCGGTATTGCAAAAGGAAATTTGTTGAAGAACACAAGCGTTGGCAATGTAACGCTGCAAGTGACGGATGCAACCGCCAACACGGCCACAGCTTTCGACAAGAACAGCCGCACCAGGGCAGGCGCGGTGTTTCAACTTGTCAGTCGCAATTCGGTATCGGCTCCGTTGGTAAAGCTTTACATACCTCAGGTTTCTTTATCACAGCCTGCTTTTAAAACCTTTCTGCATAAAATAATAATTCCGCTCAGCTTGCGAAAAGATTATGCCGATTATCATTATTCACACCTGTCAGCAGCCGGTGACGTTATTGTATTAACCGGCACAAAAACGTATAAGAAATATAGCAATCCAACCCAGGTGGATGACGCCAGTAAGCCCTACACCATTGTGCTGCTTCCATTGCCTTCCTATCTCACAAGGCCGTTGAAAAAAATGATTGCAAAAAACCAAAGCATTCAATTGGTAAACCGTGTTGACCAGGCGGATTATGTTTTGTTTTTGAATTACGTTAAAGAAAGAGAAGGACAGCCAGCGGGCTTTGTTTTTTATTATCATCCGCCGATCGAAGAACACAGTTGGGCTGTTTTTTCCCGGGATCACCTGGAAGTAAAACCGCCGGAAGTTTTTGCGAAATCATTGCAGGCGCTTACGCAAAAATTATATGAGTTGAGCACCGAAACTGTCCGTTACAAATCAACCAACTGGATCAACGAAAATTAA
- the pelA gene encoding pectate lyase — MVKIFRRRSLLLKAAGCFLITASVYVPLFAQNTQSAASVQIDPEPFGDASRHWYGIAEKTNVIFPKPNQPRYKPTELTAVADNILLYQKGNGGWPKNYDIFAILAPEQKDSLIKAKSILNTTFDNGTTYTHIAALAQVYTATGVAKYGEAALKGLDFILSAQYANGGWPQYYPLEENYSRHITYNDGAMMGIMQVLKDIVDKRKDYLFVDDAHRKKIEAAYVKGIDCILKTQINDDGKLTAWCQQHDEVTLQPTWARKFEPPSICNGESSEIVLFLMSIDKPGKQIINAVQNAVAWFDASKILHTKVKVVQAPPLQTPYRVSTADRIVVEDETAPPIWTRYYELKTHRPLFCNRDSKVVYSLAEVDRERRDGYGWYTYAPQKVLNAYPAWQKKWASQKNVLQKRD, encoded by the coding sequence ATGGTAAAAATTTTCCGCCGTCGCAGTTTGCTTTTAAAAGCTGCCGGTTGCTTTTTGATAACGGCTTCGGTATATGTACCGCTGTTTGCACAAAACACACAAAGCGCCGCTTCGGTGCAAATTGATCCCGAACCTTTCGGCGATGCTTCGCGACACTGGTACGGGATTGCAGAAAAAACAAACGTCATCTTTCCAAAACCGAACCAGCCGCGTTATAAACCAACCGAGTTGACCGCTGTTGCCGATAACATTCTCTTGTACCAGAAAGGCAACGGCGGCTGGCCAAAGAACTACGACATCTTTGCCATTCTTGCGCCGGAGCAAAAAGACAGTTTAATAAAAGCAAAATCAATTCTAAATACAACCTTCGACAACGGCACCACTTATACTCACATTGCCGCACTGGCGCAGGTTTACACCGCTACCGGCGTTGCCAAATACGGCGAGGCGGCCTTGAAAGGGCTGGATTTTATATTATCGGCGCAATACGCCAACGGCGGCTGGCCGCAATATTATCCTTTGGAAGAAAATTACAGCCGGCACATTACCTATAACGACGGCGCCATGATGGGCATCATGCAAGTGTTAAAAGACATTGTTGACAAAAGGAAAGACTACTTGTTTGTGGACGATGCGCACCGCAAAAAAATTGAAGCGGCTTATGTGAAAGGAATTGATTGCATTTTGAAAACGCAGATCAATGACGACGGAAAACTTACGGCCTGGTGCCAGCAACACGACGAGGTGACGCTGCAACCTACGTGGGCACGCAAGTTTGAACCGCCAAGCATTTGCAACGGCGAAAGCAGCGAGATTGTTTTGTTTTTGATGAGCATTGACAAACCCGGGAAACAAATTATCAACGCCGTTCAAAACGCGGTGGCCTGGTTTGATGCATCGAAAATTTTGCACACGAAAGTGAAGGTTGTGCAGGCACCGCCGCTGCAAACGCCTTATCGTGTTTCCACTGCCGATCGCATAGTGGTTGAAGATGAAACGGCGCCGCCCATTTGGACGCGGTACTACGAACTAAAAACGCACCGGCCACTGTTTTGCAACCGCGACAGCAAAGTGGTTTATTCACTCGCCGAAGTGGACCGCGAACGCAGGGATGGTTACGGTTGGTACACGTATGCGCCGCAAAAAGTTTTGAACGCTTATCCTGCCTGGCAAAAGAAATGGGCGTCTCAGAAGAATGTTCTGCAAAAACGGGATTAA
- a CDS encoding aldo/keto reductase — protein MLTRNIPSSSEALPVIGLGTWQTFDVDASRYASLKDVLIAMHKAGARLIDSSPMYGCAEEVVGNVTAAMPEQNDFFYATKVWTQGAEAGKKQIKNSYRLMKREVMDLVQIHNLLDWQTHLSYLRKLKDEGKLRYIGITHYLDGSHEALANVIRKESVDFVQFNYSVLSRHAEKFLLPLCAERGVATLINRPFGEGSLFRKVADKPLPPWAAELGIDNWGAYFLKFILSHPAVTCVIPATGNVNHAMQNLQAGEGSLPDQDTRQKMAAYIEAL, from the coding sequence ATGCTCACCCGCAACATTCCTTCTTCAAGCGAAGCGCTTCCTGTAATTGGCCTCGGCACCTGGCAAACTTTCGACGTTGACGCTTCGCGTTATGCTTCCTTGAAAGATGTTTTAATAGCAATGCACAAAGCCGGCGCAAGGCTGATTGATTCTTCTCCCATGTACGGCTGCGCCGAAGAGGTTGTGGGCAACGTCACCGCTGCAATGCCCGAACAAAACGATTTTTTTTACGCCACAAAAGTTTGGACGCAAGGCGCTGAAGCGGGCAAAAAACAAATCAAAAATTCCTATCGTTTAATGAAGCGGGAAGTGATGGACCTTGTTCAGATACACAACCTGCTTGACTGGCAAACGCATCTCTCCTATTTGCGCAAGTTGAAAGACGAAGGCAAGTTGCGTTACATCGGCATCACGCATTACCTGGACGGCAGCCACGAAGCCCTTGCGAACGTGATAAGAAAAGAGTCGGTTGATTTCGTACAGTTCAATTATTCCGTTCTTTCGCGGCACGCCGAAAAGTTTTTGCTTCCCTTGTGCGCCGAAAGAGGCGTTGCTACTTTAATCAACCGACCCTTTGGCGAAGGAAGCCTTTTTCGAAAAGTAGCAGACAAACCCTTGCCGCCGTGGGCAGCAGAATTGGGCATTGACAACTGGGGCGCTTATTTTTTGAAGTTTATTCTTTCGCATCCCGCCGTTACCTGCGTCATTCCGGCAACAGGAAACGTTAATCATGCGATGCAAAATCTGCAGGCTGGCGAAGGAAGCCTGCCAGATCAGGATACCCGCCAGAAGATGGCGGCGTATATTGAAGCCTTATAA
- a CDS encoding sulfite exporter TauE/SafE family protein, translated as MNVLQIIGIAFAMGAVGSLHCIGMCGPIALSLPMGARSTNGRLHGALLYNLGRIVTYSWLGLVLGLAGGFLITPKAQSTVSVVFGAAILLYLLLPSDTKKRFGKTPPAQSFFLVLRKGLGKLLSTPTNQSLFGIGLLNGLLPCGMIYLALTSSFLTGSLIKGSLFMAAFGAGTFPAMLTVAFFGSFVNQKMRLNFRKAVPFFLACMAVLLVLRGLNLGIPYLSPSLPQHSGSADVLCHQ; from the coding sequence ATGAATGTTTTGCAAATTATCGGGATCGCTTTTGCGATGGGCGCGGTTGGCAGTCTTCACTGCATCGGCATGTGTGGCCCCATTGCGCTCTCTTTGCCAATGGGAGCAAGAAGCACCAATGGCCGTTTGCACGGCGCTTTGCTTTACAATCTTGGCCGCATTGTTACGTACTCATGGCTTGGTCTTGTGCTGGGTTTGGCCGGTGGCTTTCTCATTACACCGAAAGCGCAAAGCACCGTCTCCGTTGTTTTTGGAGCAGCCATTTTGCTTTACCTGTTGCTGCCTTCGGACACAAAAAAAAGATTTGGAAAAACCCCTCCGGCTCAAAGTTTCTTTCTGGTGCTTCGCAAGGGACTTGGTAAACTTCTTTCAACGCCAACCAATCAATCACTCTTTGGCATTGGCTTGCTCAACGGCCTTCTGCCCTGCGGCATGATCTACCTTGCGCTTACGTCTTCATTTCTCACCGGTAGCCTTATCAAAGGCAGTTTGTTTATGGCTGCCTTTGGCGCAGGTACGTTCCCGGCAATGTTGACTGTTGCATTTTTTGGCTCATTTGTCAACCAGAAAATGCGGTTGAATTTTCGCAAAGCGGTTCCTTTCTTTCTTGCCTGCATGGCTGTGTTGCTGGTGTTGCGTGGATTGAATCTTGGCATTCCTTACCTAAGTCCTTCGCTGCCGCAACATTCAGGTTCTGCTGATGTGCTGTGCCATCAATGA
- a CDS encoding FixH family protein — translation MRISWGYKIFMAYTTFALGILFLAYKASHQNFDLVTENYYEAELKYQDVIDQKSHVAQLSEAPKIQHTVNTVSVQLPKEFANKTVEGEIYLYRPSDASKDIRKKFSTAQAFYELNLDKDLSGSYEVKLSWQSEGKRFFQEQKIFF, via the coding sequence ATGCGCATTAGTTGGGGATATAAAATTTTTATGGCGTACACAACGTTTGCCTTGGGCATTCTGTTCCTGGCCTATAAAGCCAGTCATCAAAATTTTGATTTGGTAACCGAGAACTATTACGAAGCCGAATTAAAATACCAGGACGTGATTGACCAAAAGAGTCATGTGGCACAACTTTCCGAAGCGCCAAAGATTCAGCACACGGTTAACACCGTCAGCGTTCAATTGCCAAAAGAGTTTGCAAACAAAACCGTTGAAGGCGAAATTTATTTATACCGCCCTTCTGATGCATCAAAAGACATTCGCAAAAAATTTTCAACCGCGCAGGCTTTTTATGAATTGAATTTGGACAAAGATCTTTCCGGCTCCTACGAAGTAAAACTTTCCTGGCAAAGCGAGGGCAAGCGTTTCTTTCAGGAACAAAAAATCTTTTTTTAA